The following are encoded together in the Streptomyces sp. NBC_00341 genome:
- a CDS encoding CHAD domain-containing protein, protein MADSKREIERKYEATEATRLPDLSRVAGVSAVDHLGVSELDAVYYDTEDLRLAADSLTLRRRTGGGDPGWHLKLPVATGIRDEIRAPLSDTLPPELAALIRSRVRNAPVVPVVRLRSARDVHHLTGPDGVLLAEVSVDRVRAERLHGGGARTARAARTAWTEIEAELADDGDPAFLDAVERRLRKAGVRPSASPSKLARALAETGPKRKPAGRRSRPHTAGDHVLAYVRHQITAIVALDPAVRRGLPDSVHRMRVATRRLRSAFRTYRKILDRTVTGPVADELKWLAAELGIDRDQEVLDERLRTRLDGLPRTLVLGPVRGRLRIWSVARRTGSRRRTVAVLDGSRYLTLLETLDALLADPPLLPAAAKPPGKALPRALHKDHRRLAHRIAHALELPPGPERDVALHEARKAAKRARYAAEAARPALGKPARKSAKRLKAVQGVLGDHQDSVVAREALRALAVQAQLSGEPSFTWGLLYGQEERTAAARERELPGVWAAAAGAEIRAARES, encoded by the coding sequence ATGGCGGACTCGAAGCGCGAGATCGAGCGGAAGTACGAAGCCACAGAGGCCACCCGGCTGCCCGACCTGAGCCGGGTGGCCGGCGTCTCGGCCGTCGACCACCTGGGCGTCAGCGAACTCGACGCCGTCTACTACGACACCGAGGACCTGCGGCTCGCGGCGGACTCCCTCACCCTGCGCCGCCGCACCGGTGGGGGAGACCCCGGCTGGCACCTCAAACTCCCGGTCGCCACCGGCATCCGCGACGAGATCAGGGCCCCGCTCTCCGACACCCTGCCGCCCGAACTCGCCGCACTGATCCGCTCCCGGGTCCGTAACGCCCCGGTCGTCCCCGTCGTCCGGCTCCGCTCCGCGCGCGACGTCCACCACCTGACCGGCCCTGATGGCGTGCTGCTCGCCGAGGTCAGCGTGGACCGGGTCCGGGCCGAGCGGCTGCACGGCGGCGGGGCCCGCACCGCTCGCGCCGCCCGCACCGCCTGGACCGAGATCGAGGCCGAACTCGCCGACGACGGCGACCCGGCGTTCCTCGACGCCGTCGAACGGCGGCTCCGCAAGGCCGGGGTGCGGCCCTCCGCGTCGCCGTCCAAACTGGCGCGGGCACTGGCCGAGACCGGCCCGAAGCGGAAACCGGCCGGCAGAAGGTCCCGGCCGCACACCGCGGGCGACCACGTCCTCGCCTACGTACGGCACCAGATCACCGCGATCGTCGCCCTCGACCCGGCCGTGCGCCGCGGGCTGCCCGACTCGGTGCACCGGATGCGGGTCGCCACCCGCAGACTGCGCAGCGCCTTCAGGACGTACCGGAAGATCCTCGACCGCACCGTCACCGGCCCGGTGGCCGACGAGCTGAAGTGGCTCGCGGCGGAGCTCGGCATCGACCGCGACCAGGAGGTCCTGGACGAACGGCTGCGCACCCGGCTCGACGGGCTGCCCCGCACCCTGGTCCTCGGACCGGTCCGGGGACGGCTGCGGATCTGGTCGGTGGCCCGCCGCACCGGCTCCCGCCGCCGCACCGTCGCCGTACTCGACGGCAGCCGCTACCTGACGTTGCTGGAGACCCTGGACGCGCTCCTGGCGGACCCGCCCCTGCTGCCCGCCGCGGCGAAGCCGCCCGGCAAGGCGCTGCCGCGCGCCCTGCACAAGGACCACCGGCGCCTCGCGCACCGCATCGCCCACGCCCTGGAGCTGCCACCGGGACCGGAGCGCGATGTCGCCCTGCACGAGGCGCGCAAGGCGGCGAAACGCGCGCGCTACGCGGCCGAGGCCGCCCGCCCCGCGCTCGGGAAACCTGCCCGGAAGTCCGCCAAGCGGCTGAAGGCCGTCCAGGGTGTCCTGGGCGACCACCAGGACAGCGTGGTGGCCCGCGAGGCCCTGCGCGCCCTCGCCGTCCAGGCACAGCTGTCCGGCGAGCCCTCGTTCACCTGGGGGCTGCTGTACGGGCAGGAGGAGCGGACGGCGGCGGCACGCGAACGGGAGCTGCCCGGGGTCTGGGCCGCGGCAGCCGGGGCGGAGATCCGGGCGGCACGGGAAAGCTGA
- the rodA gene encoding rod shape-determining protein RodA, translated as MAGFSVQRYAPERSAWGRFTARDSVVRRLDWPLLGSAVALSLIGSILVYSATRGRDSLTHGDPYYFLFRHALNTGIGFALMVGTIWLGHRTLRGAVPVLYGLSVLLVMAVLTPLGATVNGAHAWILLPGGFSLQPSEFTKITIILGMAMLLAARVDAGDQPHPDHRTVAKALGLAALPMIVVMGMPDLGSVMVMVVIVLGVLLASGASNRWIFGLLGAGTAGAVAIWQLGLLDDYQIARFAAFANPALDPAGVGYNTNQARIAIGSGGLSGTGLFQGTQTTGQFVPEQQTDFVFTVAGEELGFLGAGLILVLLGVILWRACRIARETTELYGTIVAAGIIAWFAFQAFENIGMTLGIMPVAGLPLPFVSYGGSSMFAIWVAIGLLQSIRVQRPITA; from the coding sequence ATGGCCGGTTTCTCCGTCCAGCGGTACGCCCCCGAGCGCTCGGCCTGGGGCCGGTTCACCGCCCGGGACTCCGTGGTCCGCCGGCTCGACTGGCCGCTGCTCGGGTCCGCGGTCGCGCTCTCGCTCATCGGCTCGATACTGGTCTACTCGGCCACCAGGGGGCGGGATTCGCTCACCCACGGCGACCCGTACTACTTCCTCTTCCGGCACGCCCTCAACACCGGCATCGGCTTCGCCCTGATGGTCGGCACGATCTGGCTCGGCCACCGCACCCTGCGCGGCGCGGTGCCGGTCCTGTACGGCCTGTCCGTACTCCTCGTGATGGCGGTCCTCACCCCGCTCGGCGCCACCGTCAACGGCGCCCACGCCTGGATCCTGCTGCCCGGCGGCTTCTCGCTCCAGCCCTCCGAGTTCACCAAGATCACGATCATCCTCGGCATGGCGATGCTGCTCGCCGCCCGGGTCGACGCGGGCGACCAGCCGCACCCCGACCACCGGACCGTCGCCAAGGCCCTCGGCCTGGCGGCGCTCCCGATGATCGTCGTCATGGGCATGCCGGACCTCGGTTCCGTGATGGTCATGGTCGTGATCGTGCTCGGCGTGCTGCTCGCCTCCGGGGCGTCCAACCGCTGGATCTTCGGACTCCTCGGCGCGGGCACCGCGGGCGCCGTCGCCATCTGGCAGCTCGGGCTCCTCGACGACTACCAGATCGCCCGGTTCGCGGCCTTCGCCAACCCGGCGCTCGACCCGGCCGGCGTGGGCTACAACACCAACCAGGCCCGCATCGCGATCGGCTCCGGCGGACTCTCCGGCACCGGCCTCTTCCAGGGCACCCAGACCACCGGCCAGTTCGTCCCCGAGCAGCAGACCGACTTCGTCTTCACCGTCGCGGGCGAGGAGCTCGGCTTCCTCGGCGCCGGACTGATCCTGGTCCTGCTCGGCGTCATCCTGTGGCGCGCCTGCCGCATCGCCCGGGAGACCACCGAGCTGTACGGCACGATCGTCGCCGCCGGAATCATCGCCTGGTTCGCCTTCCAGGCCTTCGAGAACATCGGCATGACGCTCGGCATCATGCCGGTCGCCGGACTGCCACTGCCGTTCGTCTCCTACGGAGGGTCCTCGATGTTCGCCATCTGGGTGGCCATCGGACTGCTCCAGTCGATCAGGGTGCAACGGCCGATAACGGCCTGA
- the mrdA gene encoding penicillin-binding protein 2, whose protein sequence is MTNIPETGRTQRVQIRLVVIQVLVFSLLLTLGGRLWYLQIRNGQEYSDEAKNNHVQQVVQPAARGSILDARGVPLADNETRLVVSASRTELLKTDDDGKGVLTRLAGVLDMKPKDVIDKVRLCDAKTPQPCWNGSPYQPIPVTDEATTQQALTIRERAEDFPGITAEPTAVRRYAAPGKANTAQVLGYLSPVTDGEITKAQDSDSPYLRSDQVGRSGLERTYDKELRGKAGVTRYEVDNLGRVIGQAKNDKAEAGSTVVTSIDARVQAVAEYELNQAMKTARTEFDTNTGENYKADSGAVVVMEAKTGRVVSMASLPNYDPNAWVGGISGKDYAKLTGKSSNFPLLNRAIQGQAAPGSIFKVISSTAAVNAGYPFDGNYPCPSSYSIGGQTFKNFESQGYGDITIGRALEVSCDTVYYGIAHKEWQKDGGNNPKKKPNDWFYKTAHQFGLGKETGIDLPNEVSGRVPDREWKKNFAKANHDSWCKQGKKDGTYVEKIAYENCLEGDKMRAGDSVNYSIGQGDTLVTPIQMATIYSAISNGGTLYNPTVGKAIVSGDGKSVQEIEPKSHGKLPFTQKTRNEIDGALAGVATRGSAAWRFGGWPQDKIPMHAKTGTAEVYGKQTTSWFATYTKDYTVVMTISQGGTGSGASGPAVRNIYNAIYGLDATGKQDLKKALLPAPQKSLPKIQQDGTIETPKIKPYDPNSGKPPAEQTLAAIVGRRD, encoded by the coding sequence GTGACCAACATCCCGGAGACGGGCCGGACCCAGCGGGTCCAGATCCGCCTCGTCGTCATCCAGGTCCTCGTCTTCTCCCTGCTGCTCACCCTCGGCGGCCGCCTCTGGTACCTCCAGATCCGCAACGGCCAGGAGTACTCGGACGAGGCGAAGAACAACCACGTACAGCAGGTCGTCCAGCCCGCCGCCCGCGGCTCCATCCTCGACGCCCGCGGCGTGCCGCTGGCCGACAACGAGACCCGGCTCGTCGTCTCTGCCAGCCGCACCGAGCTGCTGAAGACGGACGACGACGGCAAGGGCGTGCTGACCCGGCTGGCCGGCGTCCTGGACATGAAGCCCAAGGACGTCATCGACAAGGTCCGGCTCTGCGACGCGAAGACCCCGCAGCCCTGCTGGAACGGTTCGCCCTACCAGCCGATCCCGGTCACCGACGAGGCCACCACCCAGCAGGCCCTGACGATCCGCGAGCGCGCCGAGGACTTCCCCGGCATCACCGCGGAGCCCACCGCCGTACGGCGCTACGCCGCACCCGGCAAGGCCAACACCGCGCAGGTCCTCGGCTACCTCTCGCCCGTCACGGACGGGGAGATCACCAAGGCCCAGGACAGCGACTCGCCCTACCTGCGTTCCGACCAGGTCGGCCGCTCCGGCCTGGAGCGCACGTACGACAAGGAGCTGCGCGGCAAGGCGGGCGTCACCCGCTACGAGGTCGACAACCTCGGCCGGGTCATCGGCCAGGCGAAGAACGACAAGGCGGAGGCCGGCTCCACTGTCGTCACCTCGATCGACGCCCGGGTCCAGGCCGTCGCGGAGTACGAGCTGAACCAGGCCATGAAGACGGCCCGCACCGAGTTCGACACCAACACCGGCGAGAACTACAAGGCCGACTCCGGCGCCGTCGTCGTCATGGAGGCCAAGACCGGCCGCGTCGTCTCGATGGCCTCGCTGCCCAACTACGACCCCAACGCCTGGGTCGGCGGCATCTCCGGCAAGGACTACGCCAAGCTCACCGGCAAGAGCTCCAACTTCCCGCTGCTGAACCGGGCCATCCAGGGCCAGGCCGCCCCCGGCTCGATCTTCAAGGTGATCTCCTCGACCGCCGCGGTCAACGCCGGATACCCCTTCGACGGCAACTACCCCTGCCCCAGCTCGTACTCCATCGGTGGCCAGACCTTCAAGAACTTCGAGTCCCAGGGCTACGGCGACATCACCATCGGCCGCGCCCTGGAGGTCTCCTGCGACACCGTGTACTACGGCATCGCGCACAAGGAGTGGCAGAAGGACGGCGGGAACAACCCGAAGAAGAAGCCCAACGACTGGTTCTACAAGACCGCCCACCAGTTCGGCCTCGGCAAGGAGACCGGCATCGACCTCCCCAACGAGGTCAGCGGCCGGGTCCCGGACCGCGAGTGGAAGAAGAACTTCGCCAAGGCCAACCACGACTCCTGGTGCAAGCAGGGCAAGAAGGACGGCACGTACGTCGAGAAGATCGCCTACGAGAACTGCCTCGAAGGCGACAAGATGCGTGCCGGTGACTCCGTCAACTACTCGATCGGCCAGGGCGACACCCTCGTCACCCCGATACAGATGGCGACCATCTACTCCGCGATCTCCAACGGCGGCACCCTCTACAACCCCACCGTCGGCAAGGCGATCGTCAGCGGCGACGGCAAGAGCGTCCAGGAGATCGAGCCCAAGTCGCACGGCAAGCTGCCCTTCACCCAGAAGACCCGCAACGAGATCGACGGAGCCCTCGCGGGTGTCGCGACCCGCGGCTCCGCCGCCTGGCGGTTCGGCGGCTGGCCGCAGGACAAGATCCCGATGCACGCCAAGACGGGTACGGCCGAGGTCTACGGCAAGCAGACGACCTCGTGGTTCGCCACCTACACCAAGGACTACACGGTCGTCATGACGATCTCCCAGGGCGGTACGGGCTCCGGCGCCTCCGGGCCCGCCGTGCGCAACATCTACAACGCGATCTACGGCCTCGACGCCACGGGCAAGCAGGACCTCAAGAAGGCCCTGCTGCCGGCCCCGCAGAAGTCCCTGCCGAAGATCCAGCAGGACGGCACCATCGAGACCCCGAAGATCAAGCCGTACGACCCGAACTCCGGCAAGCCGCCGGCCGAGCAGACGCTCGCCGCGATCGTCGGGAGGCGCGACTGA
- the mreD gene encoding rod shape-determining protein MreD, protein MHVNRTLLSIALVVLALVVQVSVLARLQLPGAVPDLLLMVVLGLAFVYGHVSGALIGFGAGLLADLAPPADHAAGRYALVLCVIGYLAGLVKPENGQLKSAVMPMAVVVAAAIGSTLLYAGVGALVGDTAARHVGLGSLLFTAAVYDLLLAPFTVPLIMAMARRTVNDPLTESSSGGKDATAGWLAAGTGLRIGSQRGGLRVKAARNRAARAGRIKGVKRL, encoded by the coding sequence ATGCACGTCAACCGGACTCTGCTCTCCATCGCCCTGGTCGTGCTCGCGCTCGTCGTCCAGGTCTCCGTACTCGCCCGGCTCCAACTGCCCGGCGCGGTGCCCGATCTGCTCCTCATGGTCGTTCTCGGACTGGCCTTCGTCTACGGCCACGTCAGCGGCGCCCTCATCGGCTTCGGTGCGGGGCTGCTCGCCGACCTGGCGCCCCCGGCCGACCACGCGGCCGGCCGGTACGCCCTGGTCCTCTGCGTCATCGGCTACCTCGCCGGACTGGTCAAGCCGGAGAACGGGCAGCTCAAGTCGGCCGTGATGCCGATGGCCGTGGTCGTCGCGGCGGCGATCGGATCGACCCTGCTGTACGCCGGTGTCGGCGCGCTCGTCGGGGACACGGCGGCCCGCCATGTGGGGCTCGGCAGCCTGCTGTTCACCGCGGCCGTCTACGACCTGCTGCTCGCGCCGTTCACCGTGCCCCTGATCATGGCGATGGCCAGACGCACGGTGAACGACCCGCTCACCGAGTCCTCCTCCGGCGGCAAGGACGCCACGGCGGGCTGGCTCGCCGCGGGCACCGGCCTGCGCATCGGCAGCCAGCGCGGCGGACTGCGCGTCAAGGCAGCCCGGAACCGGGCGGCGCGCGCCGGACGGATCAAGGGAGTCAAGCGACTGTGA
- the mreC gene encoding rod shape-determining protein MreC has translation MRDTRESRLLLVLLIAIAFALITVDIRGGEASPVDGARQAASTVFGPVENGVAAAVDPVGNAIGAVRASGARHDKISALEQQNAALKAKLGSDDQNRSRVRELDKMLKKSGAGQYGIKAAEVIAIGAAQGFSWTVTIDAGSKDGLKRDMTVLNGDGLVGRVTTVGPDTATVLLANDPDFTVGTRMEATDELGFATGQGSRPMAVQFLNGKAKVRKGDRLVTFGSSKDKPFVPGVPVGEVVRVDPSGGDLTRTVYVRPYVGFTKLDIVGIVVQAPREDPRDAVLPKKPAKPAKPKPTPTVTVTISPNGDIVDTGGNVVGNIHESADPSGNPDPSPSGNATPNADNAVNEQR, from the coding sequence GTGAGGGACACACGAGAGAGCCGGCTGCTCCTGGTGCTGCTGATCGCCATCGCGTTCGCACTGATCACGGTGGACATCCGCGGTGGCGAGGCGTCGCCGGTGGACGGCGCCCGGCAGGCCGCCTCCACGGTCTTCGGACCGGTCGAGAACGGGGTCGCGGCAGCCGTCGACCCCGTGGGCAACGCCATAGGGGCGGTACGCGCCTCCGGCGCACGGCACGACAAGATCTCCGCACTGGAGCAGCAGAACGCCGCGCTGAAGGCCAAGCTCGGCAGCGACGACCAGAACCGCAGCAGGGTCCGTGAACTCGACAAGATGCTCAAGAAGTCGGGCGCCGGACAGTACGGCATCAAGGCCGCAGAGGTCATCGCCATAGGAGCGGCCCAGGGCTTCTCCTGGACGGTCACCATCGACGCCGGCTCCAAGGACGGTCTCAAGCGCGACATGACCGTCCTCAACGGCGACGGACTCGTCGGCAGGGTCACCACCGTCGGCCCGGACACCGCGACGGTGCTCCTCGCCAACGACCCCGACTTCACCGTCGGCACCCGGATGGAGGCCACCGACGAACTCGGCTTCGCCACCGGCCAGGGCTCGCGCCCGATGGCCGTCCAGTTCCTGAACGGCAAGGCGAAGGTCAGGAAGGGCGACCGGCTCGTCACGTTCGGGTCCAGCAAGGACAAGCCGTTCGTGCCCGGTGTACCCGTCGGCGAGGTCGTCCGGGTCGACCCGTCCGGCGGCGACCTGACCCGCACGGTCTACGTCCGCCCGTACGTCGGATTCACCAAGCTCGACATCGTCGGCATCGTCGTCCAGGCCCCGCGCGAGGACCCCCGCGACGCGGTCCTGCCGAAGAAGCCGGCCAAGCCCGCCAAGCCGAAGCCCACCCCGACCGTCACCGTCACCATCTCGCCCAACGGCGACATCGTGGACACCGGCGGCAACGTCGTCGGGAACATCCACGAGAGCGCGGACCCCAGCGGCAACCCGGACCCCAGCCCCAGCGGGAACGCCACCCCGAACGCCGACAACGCGGTAAACGAACAGAGGTAG
- a CDS encoding rod shape-determining protein, translated as MSFIGRDMAIDLGTANTLVYVRGRGIVLNEPSVVAINTNTGGILAVGAEAKKMIGRTPGNIVAVRPLKDGVIADFEITERMLRYFILKIHKRRYLARPRVVVCVPSGITGVERRAVIEASTQAGARQVHIIEEPMAAAIGSGLPVHEATGNMVVDIGGGTTEVAVISLGGIVTAQSIRVAGDELDNAIIQHIKKEYSLLLGERTAEQIKITIGSAFELEKDEHTEIRGRDLVSGLPKTVVISATEVRKAIEEPVNAIVDAVKTTLDKCPPELSGDVMDRGIVLTGGGALLRGLDERLRHETGMPIHIAEDPLDSVALGSGKCVEEFEALQQVLDAQPRR; from the coding sequence ATGTCGTTCATCGGCCGTGACATGGCTATCGACCTCGGGACTGCCAACACGCTGGTGTACGTCAGGGGGCGCGGCATCGTTCTGAACGAGCCGTCCGTCGTGGCCATCAACACCAACACCGGCGGCATCCTGGCGGTCGGCGCCGAGGCAAAGAAGATGATCGGCCGTACACCGGGCAACATCGTTGCCGTACGGCCACTGAAGGACGGCGTGATCGCCGACTTCGAGATCACGGAGCGGATGCTCCGCTACTTCATCCTGAAGATCCACAAGCGCCGCTACCTGGCCCGCCCGCGGGTCGTCGTCTGCGTGCCCTCCGGCATCACAGGGGTCGAGCGACGCGCCGTCATCGAAGCGTCGACGCAGGCCGGCGCCCGCCAGGTGCACATCATCGAGGAGCCCATGGCGGCGGCCATCGGCTCCGGCCTGCCGGTCCACGAGGCCACCGGCAACATGGTCGTCGACATCGGTGGCGGCACCACGGAGGTCGCGGTCATCTCGCTCGGCGGGATCGTCACCGCCCAGTCGATCCGGGTCGCCGGTGACGAGCTGGACAACGCGATCATCCAGCACATCAAGAAGGAGTACTCGCTCCTCCTCGGTGAGCGCACCGCCGAACAGATCAAGATCACCATCGGCTCCGCGTTCGAGCTGGAGAAGGACGAGCACACTGAGATCCGCGGCCGTGACCTCGTCTCCGGCCTGCCCAAGACCGTGGTCATCTCCGCGACCGAGGTCCGCAAGGCGATTGAGGAGCCGGTCAACGCGATCGTCGACGCGGTCAAGACGACGCTCGACAAGTGCCCGCCGGAGCTCTCCGGCGACGTCATGGACCGGGGCATCGTCCTCACCGGCGGCGGCGCGCTGCTGCGCGGCCTCGACGAGCGGCTCCGGCACGAGACGGGCATGCCGATCCACATCGCGGAAGACCCGCTGGACTCCGTCGCGCTCGGATCCGGCAAGTGCGTCGAGGAGTTCGAGGCGCTCCAGCAGGTGCTGGACGCCCAGCCCCGACGGTAG